A window of the Natronomonas salina genome harbors these coding sequences:
- a CDS encoding metal-dependent hydrolase, whose amino-acid sequence MGVDRVLFLLVAFATHGAVGYALVATFAGVDPRLGALLAVAPDVDLLFDPAWGPAFVHRGFTHAPTFLLACTGVAYAVRRRRTDALAVALALGSHLAVDALSPMGLPLLLSPGDLPSPGLHVHGPALTVLLWTLAGALLVRHNSERITSLRGARE is encoded by the coding sequence ATGGGCGTGGATCGGGTATTGTTCCTCCTGGTGGCCTTCGCGACCCACGGCGCGGTCGGCTACGCGCTGGTCGCGACGTTCGCCGGGGTCGACCCGCGTCTCGGCGCGCTCCTGGCGGTCGCCCCCGACGTCGACCTCCTCTTCGATCCGGCCTGGGGGCCGGCGTTCGTCCACCGCGGGTTCACCCACGCCCCGACGTTCCTCCTCGCCTGCACCGGGGTCGCCTACGCGGTCCGGCGGCGCCGGACCGACGCCCTCGCCGTCGCCCTGGCCCTCGGGTCGCACCTCGCCGTCGACGCGCTCTCGCCGATGGGGCTCCCGCTTCTGCTCTCGCCCGGGGACCTCCCGTCGCCGGGGCTCCACGTCCACGGCCCCGCGCTGACGGTCCTGCTCTGGACGCTGGCCGGAGCCCTCCTGGTCCGTCACAACAGCGAACGGATCACTTCGCTCCGCGGGGCGCGGGAGTAG